Below is a window of Mucilaginibacter sp. PAMC 26640 DNA.
CAGCGCATAAGTTTTGGCCCGGAGAAAATTAAGCACTTTAGTAGCATTGTTATTGTCCGGAATATCAGCCACCTTGATCGGTTTGCCGATCCGGAGTTTAATCGTTCGCCCTTGTTTGTTAAACAATTCAGAAGGGAGCTTGGCAGTGCGCAACGCCGGGTGAATAAGGCTCAGCAGGTTAAACAGCAGGCCATTATTGCCATGGAAATATATCGGTACAACCGGCACCTTAGCTTTAGCGATGATCTTACCCACTACAGGGTGCCATAGGCGGTCGGTGATCTCTTGTTTTTCCATTTTAAAGGTAGATACCTCTCCGGCCGGGAAAATGCCTATGGGCGTGCCGCTATGCAGCAGCTCCAGCGTATTTTTTAAGCCGCTGATGCTGGAGGAGTGTTCTACGTTCTCAAATGGGTTAACAGCGATGAAGTAATCGGACAGGTTGGGGATCTTCTTTAGCAGGAAATTGGCCATTAGCTTGGCATCCGGCCTAACCATGCAAAGTATCTTTAGTAACACCATGCCTTCAATACCACCATAGGGGTGATTGGCTATTGCTATAAAAGCGCCGTCTTTAGGGATATTCTTCAGTTCTTTTTCGTCAAAGTCTATTTCGATGCCGCAACCTTTTAAAATGGCATCAACAAAATCAGGCCCCTGCTTTGGCTGAGCCTGGGCAAATAGGTCGTTTACCTGGTTAATCTTCATCAACTCCATCAGGAACGACGCCAGGCCGGGCATTTTCAATTTATCCAGTTTAGTGGCTTTGGCGAACTCCTCGGTGGTTATTATTTTCATCCTGTTTTTAGCGAAGTAAATGTGGTTAAAATTATTACTTTAACGGTTGCAAAGTGTTGATATGAAAGCGCAGATTAAAAATTACATGTCCCTTACCAAAAAAGAATGGAACGGTATGCTTGTGCTGGTTATTTTGATAGTTGCAATTTTAGCTGCGCCTTACGCTTATCAATGGTATCACAAAGATAGCACAATTAACATCAAAGAGTTCAACGAGGCTGTTTTGCAGTTGAAGAAAGCTAACCCGGGCAGTTTTTCGGCCGGTAACAATTCCGCGGCGCATAATTTAAGCAAGCCCCTTTATTTTAAGTTCGATCCCAATAATTTACCGGCCGACAGATGGAAAATGCTGGGCCTTACGGATAAACAGATCACAACTATACAGCATTACCACGCGAAGGGCGGCAGGTTTTACAAGGCTGCCGACTTCAAGAAGATCTACGGAATTGCTGATAGCAACTACAAAGCGCTTGCGCCATATATGCAAATAAGCGCCGTAGAAATGCCCATCGCCGAGGTTGTAGAGCTCAACACTGCCGACTCGGCCAAACTCACCGCTCTCAACGGCATTGGCCCTTCCTTTGCCACACGCATTATTTATTACCGGGAGCGGCTTGGCGGGTTCGTTAATAAAGAACAGTTAAAGGAGGTGTTCGGCTTTGATGAGCTAAAGTATAATGAATTAAAGGGCCTGGTAAAGGTTGATCCAAGGCGCATAAAAAAGATAGCAATCAACACCATTACTTTCGATCAGTTGCGGCTAATGCCCTACCTAAACTACAAACAGGTAAATGCCATTATAGAATACCGTAAACAGCACGGCAACTACAGTGCGATGGCTGATTTAAAGAATATAGCCATCGTAGATGAAGGAATTTTGCGTAAAATTGAACCTTACATTAGTTATAAATGATTCAGCAGCAAATAAAGGCCGTCATCCGCGATATTCCCGATTTCCCTAAACCAGGCATTGTTTTTAAAGATATCACCCCAATATTGAAAGATCCTGCTTTGTGCGAAGGGATTGTTAACGCATTTGTTGAAGGTTTAAAGGGTACGAAAATCGATGCGATAGCAGGAGTGGAGAGCCGGGGCTTTTTGTTCGGGCTTATACTGGCTACAAAATTAGGTGTGCCGTTTGTCCCGGTACGCAAAGCGGGTAAGTTGCCGCATACGGTGAAGCAAAAAGTATATGAGCTGGAGTACGGCACAGCTACTATAGAATTACATACAGATGCCTTTAAACCCGGCGACCATATCCTAATCCACGATGACCTATTAGCCACCGGTGGTACCGTTATGGCAGCGAGTGAACTTATCCAGGAAATGGGTGGTATTGTTGCGGGTTTCACTTTTGTAATTGGCCTTGGTTTTTTAAACGGTCTGGAAAAGATATCACCGGTAAGTGATAAAATAATAGTCCTCGCAGCTTATTAAATACTAAGCCAGCTCCGGTGTTTTTTTCAGAATACGGGAAGAATTCAGTAGTTGATTTATGTATTTATGACAGTTATAATGCGCACTGACAGCGGCCTGGAATCTATTTTATAAATATTTAAGTATCTGTTTATCTGTTCATTATATTTAAATTAGATCTTTTTTGTTCGGCCCGTTCATGTGCTGGCTGATTTTTTAGGCTTTTCGTTTTAATGTCCGTCCGAAGGCGACAATTTGTAAACTTCGAAATAGTTTTTGAGCCTCAATTCGTACTCGATAATAAAAATTAATATTTGCCATCATAATAGCAAAAACGCCGGAACACCCTTGATTATTTATGGCTTTAGATTTTAGTTATTAACTTTAATCCGCCAGCTATACCATATTATGAGGGGATTTTTACTGTTAACTTTCTGTTTGTTTACAGCATCGTTTGCCTTCTCGGCTGGTAATGATAGCCTGCTTCATCAGCTCAAAGCCGAAATAGCCAAAAAAGAGATTTATGACAGTGCAAAGCAGGCACGCATCAAATCCCTTAATAAACTTCAACAGAAGACCTCGTTTACAGATTATTCCGCGCAGTACGATCTCTGCCTTAAACTATACGATGAGTACAAGTCGTACCAGTATGATTCTGCTTACGTATATGTAAACAAACTCAAAGATTTAAGCGTAAGCATGAACGATATGTCTCGTGCTTATTATAGCCAGGTAAAGCTTGGGTTTATTCTGCTTTCCTCCGGCATGTTTAAAGAAACCTTTGATTGTATGAGTCGTGTAAAAGCTTCCCTTTTAACCGACTCTATGAAAATGGAGTATTATTTTATCATGTACCGCTGTAACAGCGATTTGGGTAAGTATAATAATGATAAGTATTTTGCGCCCGGTTACATGAAGGCGAGCAATTTATATATCGATTCGGCTATTAACCTTACAAAAAAAGGAAGTGTAGAATGGATGCATTTTACCGGCTTAAAAAACGCCCAGTTGGGTGTCCCGGTTTCAAAAGACGATGAGCTGAACAAGCTGTTAACATCCGGTATGCCGATATCAATGCACTTACGCGCAATGCTCAACTGTTCGCTGGCACTTACCTACTTAAGTGATCACCGGCGAGATGAGGCCATCCCGTTATTAATCAATTCGGCAATTGCAGATCTGAAATCGTCAACCAAAGAAGCAGTTGCGCTCTTTACATTAGCCGAGCAGCTGTATAAAAATGGTAATACGAAAGATGCCTACGCATTTGTGCAGCTGGCAAAAGCCGATGCAGATTTTTATGGTGCCCGGCAGCGCAAAATACAAATCGGCGCAATACTGCCCTTGGTGGCAGCCGAAGAACTGAACCATTCTGAAAGTGAAAAGCAACGGATATTGATCTATCTGCTGGCTATCACCGCATTAGCCTCCCTGGTGATCTTATTTTTGGTGATGATTTATAAGCAGCTGGATAAGCTTAAGCATAAAGAGCGGATAATTGAAGATAAAAACGTGCAGCTTAAGCAAGTAAATTATAAGCTAAGCGAGGATGCACATATCAAGGAAGAGTATATAGGGCAATTCTTCAAGATCATATCGGGATATATCTTAAAGCTGGAAAAATTAAAGATGTCGGTTGATACCAAACTTTCAATTAAAAAATACGACGATATCCGGCAGCTGATCAATAACATTAATATCAAAAAAGAGCGCGAGGTGCTGTATCACAGCTTCGACCATATCTTTCTGAAGATCTTTCCCAATTTTATTTCCGCATTCAATTCACAGTTTGAAGAAAAAGACCAGATCTGGCCGCAGGAACACGAAGTATTAAACACCGACCTGAGGATATTCGCATTGATCAAGATGGGAATAAATGATAACGAAACGATCGCTAAAATCCTGGAGTATTCTGTTAATACTATCTACGTATACAAAATGCGGATCAAGGCCAAATCGAAATGTCCGGAACAATTCGAGCAGCGAATAATGGATATCACCGCTGTTGATATCGTAGAGTAAATCAAATAGGAATATCATCCTGTTTTAAAAACTATTTCAAGCGTTATTTGAACCTTTTTTTATATGAACTAGCTATAAAAGTATTATATTTTTACCTCTTTTATTAAAGTTAAATAATTGATAATCAATAATATAATCTTATATTTTTCTATATTTTTTTAGCAATACTTCAAAAGATTAGCGAATGAGCAGCAGGACACACATCTTTGTGTAAATGTATATCGCTTTAATAAGTTACAACTTGTAGGCTTTGCACATTTAGGGTTAAATTCCCGCCATACCAATTAGATACTGTACTATTTTAAATTTTGTGTTTTGGTGCTTTAAGCACGCTATACTGCCAAACGCCTGCGTAAGTTATCGCTTACAGCTATGCATTTGTTACTGATGAGCCTTGTACTAAATTTTTTATAACCAATTATTAATTAAACCACAAACTATGCAATTTAAACACTTACTCACCTTATGTTTTCTTGCTGTAACCTGCTTCTTTTTTGAGCCAGCGCTTGCT
It encodes the following:
- a CDS encoding adenine phosphoribosyltransferase, which gives rise to MIQQQIKAVIRDIPDFPKPGIVFKDITPILKDPALCEGIVNAFVEGLKGTKIDAIAGVESRGFLFGLILATKLGVPFVPVRKAGKLPHTVKQKVYELEYGTATIELHTDAFKPGDHILIHDDLLATGGTVMAASELIQEMGGIVAGFTFVIGLGFLNGLEKISPVSDKIIVLAAY